The DNA region TTGGAAATCTTTTATTATTAAAAAGTTTATTTCAAAAAAACTTACTTTTTTCCATGAATCATGTGAAATTTTTCCTCATATTACAATTATAATTTTATATTTTTAAACATAAAAAAGGCATACTTTGTATGCTTCGCTATGGAACCCTATGGTTCCCTTCGACGCAATCGAAGTTGCTGAGCCCCCGCCTTCAAAGAGGCAGAGGAATCCTTCCTCTACAACCCCTTAATTTTTTATTTATATACAGTTTTAAAAAATTATAATTTCCTAATAAATAAAAAATAGCCTATATATAGGCTATTTATCTTGTTCTTTTTATTCCTTTTTATCTTCTTCTTTATTTTCCTCTGCTTTTAATTCATATTTTTCTACTTTATATTCTTTCTTTAATGATTCTAATTTATTCACTATGCTTTCATCTGTTAGTTTACTTTTTATTTCTTCTTTAACATCTTCAAACTTTATTACTTCATTTTTTTTCTCTTCAACTTTAATTATATGATATCCGAATTGAGTTTTAACTAAATCACTAATTTCACCTGGCTTTAATGAAAATGCTGTTTGTTCAAACTCAGGAACCATAACTCCCTTAGGGAAGAATCCTAAATCTCCACCCTTTGTAGCTGAACCTGGATCTTTAGAAAATTCTGTTGCAAGGGCTGCAAAATCTTCTCCAGCCTTTAACTTTTCAAGTATTTCTTTAGCTTTATCTTCTTCACTTACAAGTATATGTCTTGCTCTAACTTGTTCTATATTATATGTGGCACTATTTTCATCATAATATTTCTTTAATTTTTCATCGTCTAAACTTGTATCAGCAATTACCTTCTCTTGGAATTTTTTAGCATAAAGACCACTTCTAATTACCTGTTCTTTAACAAATTCTTCATCCATATCATTTTCCTTTAAGAACTCATTAAAGTCTTGATCTTTTCCTATACTTTCTTTATATTGTTCATATTCCTTTTGTACTTCTTCATCTGTTATTTGAATTTTTTCCTTTTCCATATATCTTTTGATAACTTCATCATTAATCATTTTTTCTAATACATTTTCTTCAACTGCCTCAAGGAATGTTTTTCCCCCTATGTCCACAGTCCAAATCTTGTCTCCGTACATTTGCTCATATCTCTTTTTAAATATGGAAAGTTGTCTCTCGTATAAATCTTTCTTTATATAAGTATCTCCTACTTTTGCCACAGCATCAGCTGGTGGTTTTTGAGTACACGCTACTGAGAATACCAATGCCAATATTAAAGTTAATATGAGCATTGACTTCTTTTTTAATTTCTTAAAATTCAATTTAATCGCTCCTTTGTCATTAGTGATTATTAGTTAAAGTCTATATTAAAAGCATTACTCCTTTAACATACTTATACTAGGTATTATATATTAATTTACTTTTTCTGCAAACTATCTATTTTATCTAATAGTTGCTTTAAGTCACTATATTTTCTAGCATCATTATAGTATTTTAGCCTAATATAAGGTTCTTTTCCCCCATTTATCTCTATTCTATTTTTATAAAAACTTATTAACTCTGCTAAAATCATAGGATTCATATATTTTGCATCCTTGAATATTAACTTAGCATGAGTTTTAGTTTCAGATATATTTATAATGCCCAGTTTCTGAGCTATGGCCTTCATATAAGCTATATCAATCAAGTTCGAAACTGCCTTTGGCAGAGTACCAAATCTATCTAAAACTTCTTCTTCAACTTCTTCTGCATCATCTTTAGACCTTATGGTTGCAATCCTTTTATATATTTCTAGTTTATGCTTTTCATCTTGTATATATCTACCTGGTATGAAAGCATTTATATTTATTTCTACACTTGTTTCTATCTCATCTTCTACTTCTTCACCCTTTAATTCTTTTACTGTTTCTTCTAAAAGCTTACAGTATAAGTCATAACCTATAGCCGACATATGACCATGTTGCTCTCCACCTAGTAAGTTTCCAGCACCTCTAATTTCTAGGTCTCTCATGGCTATTTTAAAACCAGATCCAAATTCTGTAAACTCCCTTATGGCTCTAAGTCTCTTTTGCGCTATTTCCGTTAATATCTTATCTTTTTCGTAAGTTAGGTATGCATAGGCCCTTCTATTAGTTCTACCAACTCTACCTCTTAACTGATAAAGCTGAGATAGTCCCATTTTGTCAGCATCATATATAATAACTGTATTCACATTAGATATATCTAATCCCGTTTCAATTATAGTGGTACATACTAACACATCATATTCTTTTTCCATAAAATCTAACATTACATTTTCTAATTCCTTTTCACCCATTTGTCCATGGGCTACACCTACTTTAACTTCTGGTAATAGATTCATTAGATCTAATGCTATTTTTTCTATTCCCCTTACCCTATTGAATACAAAATATACTTGACCACCTCTGTTTACCTCTCTTAATATGGCCTCCTTTATCATATCTTCATTATATTCCATAACATAAGTTTGTACTGGATGTCTATCCTCTGGAGGATCTTCAATTACACTCATATCCCTAAGACCAATTAAAGACATATGAAGGGTTCTAGGAATAGGTGTGGCCGTTAAAGTAAGTACATCAACATTCTTTCTAAGCTGCTTTAGTGCCTCTTTGTGTTGCACCCCAAATCTTTGTTCTTCATCTATTATTAATAATCCTATATCTTTAAAATGTAAATCCTTAGATAGGATTCTATGGGTTCCTATTATCACATCCACATTTCCTACCTTTAATTCTTTTATGGTCTTTTGTTGTTGTTTAGCTGTTCTAAATCTACTTAAGACTTCCACATTTACAGGGAACTTTTTAAATCTTTCACTTAAAGTATTGTAATGTTGTTGCGCTAATATGGTAGTAGGAACTAAAAAAGCCACCTGTTTTCCATCCATAACAGCTTTAAATATGGCCCTTATGGCAACTTCCGTTTTTCCATATCCCACATCACCACATAAAAGCCTATCCATTGGCATTTCTCTCTCCATGTCTCCTTTTATTTCTTCTATACATCTCAATTGGTCTTGAGTTTCTTCATAGGGAAACATGTCTTCAAACTGCCTTTGCCATGTGGTATCCTTATCAAATTTATGTCCCTTAGCAGTTTTTCTTATGGCACTTAATCTAAGAAGTTCATTGGCCATATCTACTATGGCTCCCCTAACTTTCGCCTTAGTTTTTTTCCATTCAGAACCGCCTAATTTATTTAACCTAGGTTTAACTGCATCTGAACCTATATATTTTTGAACCATATCCATTTGTTCTATGGGAACATATAATATATCTTCACCTAAGTACTTTACCTTTAAATAGTCCTTTTTAGCTCCTTGAACACTTAATTGTTCTACCCCAATATATTTTCCTATACCGTGGTTTTCATGGACCACATAGTCTCCTACCTTTAAATCAGTAAAAGATTTAATGGGCTTGCCATTTTTTTTCTTTTTACTTCTTCTCTTCTTCTTTACAGCACCATATATTTCCTTCTCCGTAAGAAGTAATATTTTATTTTTTACATATTCAAATCCACTACTTAAGCTACCCTCTAGAATAATTATTTGTCCTGGTTGAATAGAAACATTAAAATCTTTAAAATATGTGGACTCTAAGTGTGCTTCTTCTAAGGACTCTTTAATTGCTTGTACCCTATCTAAAGTAGATGCCAATAGAATAATTTTGTATCCATCATATTTAAAATTTTTAATTTCCTTAGAGAGTAATTCCCTTTTTCCATTTAATACAGGTGCCATTTTAGACAATAGATTAATCTTTTTTAAAGGGACTAGTTTATCGTCTTTTTTAGGCAAATTATTGAATATGAAAATCTTCTTTTTTTCTATACTCTCTACCACATCATCATAAGTTACCATTATATTTGCTTGATTTGGTAATACTTCACCCTTTTCTAACAAAACCTTAAAGGACTCTCTAAATTCTTCATTTATAAATTTAGCCCTTTCTTCCACACGGGAAGGTTCATCTATAAATATGAAACTATCATCACTCATATAATCTGTTACTAAATTAGTTTCTTCATAAAAATAATTCAAATAATTTTGTATACCTTGTGGAAGAATCCCATTTTCTAGTTGTTCTATTAGGCCTCTTATCTTACTTCTTAGATTATCCTTCGGACCCTTTTTTAATTTCTTTAGATGATTTTTCATCTCACTTTCAAGCTTATCTATAGAGTCTTTATAGTCCATATCTATTAAAACTTCATTAGCTGGCTCTACACTTATCTTTTTTAATTTTTCTTTAGATAATTGGGAGTTTATATCAAAAACTCTTATAGAATCTACTTCATCATCA from Anaeromicrobium sediminis includes:
- a CDS encoding peptidylprolyl isomerase yields the protein MNFKKLKKKSMLILTLILALVFSVACTQKPPADAVAKVGDTYIKKDLYERQLSIFKKRYEQMYGDKIWTVDIGGKTFLEAVEENVLEKMINDEVIKRYMEKEKIQITDEEVQKEYEQYKESIGKDQDFNEFLKENDMDEEFVKEQVIRSGLYAKKFQEKVIADTSLDDEKLKKYYDENSATYNIEQVRARHILVSEEDKAKEILEKLKAGEDFAALATEFSKDPGSATKGGDLGFFPKGVMVPEFEQTAFSLKPGEISDLVKTQFGYHIIKVEEKKNEVIKFEDVKEEIKSKLTDESIVNKLESLKKEYKVEKYELKAEENKEEDKKE
- the mfd gene encoding transcription-repair coupling factor produces the protein MKDNVFINEIRKIDAYEEIQDSVNMLESPIQIGGTIDSQISHIVSSLYKLNKKKCLIITHSQIKAKQIVEDLKFFIDENVNLIPNKEILFYNYDAHSHENLEERLQGLISINGEKPSILVSSIEGLLYRLIPREEFNKSIFSLEYGQIIERNEIIKKLLRLGYEQASMVEGKGQFSVRGGIIDIYSFHSKLPYRIELFDDEVDSIRVFDINSQLSKEKLKKISVEPANEVLIDMDYKDSIDKLESEMKNHLKKLKKGPKDNLRSKIRGLIEQLENGILPQGIQNYLNYFYEETNLVTDYMSDDSFIFIDEPSRVEERAKFINEEFRESFKVLLEKGEVLPNQANIMVTYDDVVESIEKKKIFIFNNLPKKDDKLVPLKKINLLSKMAPVLNGKRELLSKEIKNFKYDGYKIILLASTLDRVQAIKESLEEAHLESTYFKDFNVSIQPGQIIILEGSLSSGFEYVKNKILLLTEKEIYGAVKKKRRSKKKKNGKPIKSFTDLKVGDYVVHENHGIGKYIGVEQLSVQGAKKDYLKVKYLGEDILYVPIEQMDMVQKYIGSDAVKPRLNKLGGSEWKKTKAKVRGAIVDMANELLRLSAIRKTAKGHKFDKDTTWQRQFEDMFPYEETQDQLRCIEEIKGDMEREMPMDRLLCGDVGYGKTEVAIRAIFKAVMDGKQVAFLVPTTILAQQHYNTLSERFKKFPVNVEVLSRFRTAKQQQKTIKELKVGNVDVIIGTHRILSKDLHFKDIGLLIIDEEQRFGVQHKEALKQLRKNVDVLTLTATPIPRTLHMSLIGLRDMSVIEDPPEDRHPVQTYVMEYNEDMIKEAILREVNRGGQVYFVFNRVRGIEKIALDLMNLLPEVKVGVAHGQMGEKELENVMLDFMEKEYDVLVCTTIIETGLDISNVNTVIIYDADKMGLSQLYQLRGRVGRTNRRAYAYLTYEKDKILTEIAQKRLRAIREFTEFGSGFKIAMRDLEIRGAGNLLGGEQHGHMSAIGYDLYCKLLEETVKELKGEEVEDEIETSVEININAFIPGRYIQDEKHKLEIYKRIATIRSKDDAEEVEEEVLDRFGTLPKAVSNLIDIAYMKAIAQKLGIINISETKTHAKLIFKDAKYMNPMILAELISFYKNRIEINGGKEPYIRLKYYNDARKYSDLKQLLDKIDSLQKK